The Caulifigura coniformis genome includes a region encoding these proteins:
- a CDS encoding polyprenol monophosphomannose synthase: MEGSSAEQAPRGHEQTGSPGRVVVSLCAYNEHDNLVELIPEIRRVVPAADIVVIDDNSPDGTGELVREFAARDPQIHLVSRAGKLGLGTATIEAFRFARDRGYDWLLNLDADCSHPPRFIPAILAATENADVVIGSRYVPGGKIPDWPFRRRLMSWGINALARTCLGLKTQDNSGAFRCYQMTLASQLVDARFLAKGYAFQEEVLYRLKRLGARFVEVPITFEERRFGRTKINLKEMFAALAVMFRLGLSRLVPRGPR; encoded by the coding sequence GTGGAGGGTTCATCGGCCGAACAGGCTCCACGCGGGCATGAGCAGACGGGAAGTCCCGGCCGGGTCGTCGTGTCGCTGTGTGCCTACAACGAGCACGACAACCTCGTGGAGCTGATTCCGGAGATCCGACGCGTCGTTCCGGCGGCCGACATCGTCGTCATCGATGACAACTCGCCCGATGGGACCGGTGAACTGGTCCGGGAGTTCGCGGCTCGCGATCCGCAGATCCATCTCGTCAGCCGGGCAGGAAAACTGGGGCTGGGAACGGCGACGATCGAGGCCTTCCGCTTCGCGCGGGATCGCGGCTACGACTGGCTGCTCAACCTCGACGCCGACTGCTCGCACCCGCCCCGGTTCATTCCAGCGATCCTCGCGGCGACTGAGAACGCGGATGTCGTGATCGGCTCCCGGTATGTCCCCGGCGGCAAGATTCCCGACTGGCCCTTCCGTCGGCGCTTGATGAGCTGGGGCATCAACGCCCTGGCACGCACCTGCCTGGGCCTGAAGACGCAGGACAACAGCGGCGCGTTTCGCTGCTACCAGATGACTCTCGCGTCGCAGCTGGTCGATGCACGATTCCTCGCAAAGGGCTACGCGTTTCAGGAGGAGGTTCTTTACCGCCTGAAGCGACTCGGGGCCCGGTTCGTCGAAGTCCCCATCACGTTCGAAGAACGGCGTTTCGGACGGACGAAGATCAACCTCAAGGAAATGTTCGCGGCCCTGGCCGTGATGTTCCGGCTCGGCCTCTCACGCCTGGTTCCCCGCGGCCCGCGATAG
- a CDS encoding alpha/beta hydrolase, translating to MPLFIARSSFAACALLLATTVTSADSRIESIRSVDGHPLTITYYPVSAKASSGDRENAPVVVLLHGSDKGRILWDKAAPGRGETANFAETLQADGYAVITVDLRKFGDSKSPGDIAKLRPDDYEKMAASDMFAVKQFIFERHQEKDLNMNKMAIVAAGPTAAVAINFAAADLTVPPYDDAPVLANRTPRGQDVRALVLLSPEMSAGRLNSNRAMSLIKSPNAGIAMLVVVGAQDTADKGQSEKVFELMEKAQRKDEKRVYKLSPALRDRELGLIGKVPDQVEVPIRNFLNKHVKEFPSAWRDRKNKVTG from the coding sequence ATGCCCCTGTTCATCGCCCGCTCGTCCTTCGCGGCGTGTGCGCTGCTGCTTGCGACGACCGTCACCTCCGCCGACAGCCGGATCGAATCGATCCGCTCCGTTGACGGGCATCCCCTCACGATCACCTACTACCCCGTCTCGGCCAAGGCCTCCAGCGGCGATCGCGAAAACGCGCCCGTCGTCGTCCTGCTGCATGGCAGCGACAAGGGCCGCATCCTCTGGGACAAGGCCGCCCCGGGTCGCGGCGAAACTGCGAACTTCGCGGAAACGCTCCAGGCCGACGGCTATGCCGTCATCACCGTCGACCTCCGCAAGTTCGGAGACAGCAAGTCCCCCGGCGACATCGCCAAGCTGCGACCCGATGACTACGAAAAGATGGCCGCCAGCGACATGTTCGCCGTCAAGCAGTTCATCTTCGAACGGCACCAGGAGAAGGATCTCAATATGAACAAGATGGCGATCGTCGCCGCCGGTCCAACGGCGGCCGTCGCCATCAACTTCGCCGCGGCCGACCTGACGGTTCCCCCCTACGACGATGCCCCGGTCCTGGCGAACCGCACCCCTCGCGGCCAGGACGTGCGGGCGCTCGTGCTCCTGTCGCCGGAAATGTCGGCCGGGCGTCTCAACTCGAATCGAGCCATGAGCCTGATCAAGTCGCCGAACGCGGGCATCGCCATGCTCGTGGTCGTCGGCGCCCAGGACACGGCCGACAAGGGGCAGTCGGAGAAGGTCTTTGAACTGATGGAAAAGGCCCAGCGGAAAGACGAAAAGCGGGTCTATAAACTATCGCCGGCCCTCCGGGACCGTGAGTTGGGATTGATCGGGAAAGTGCCCGACCAGGTGGAGGTTCCGATCCGGAACTTCCTGAACAAGCACGTCAAAGAGTTCCCGAGCGCCTGGCGCGATCGGAAGAACAAGGTCACGGGTTGA